The following are encoded in a window of Methanococcus voltae genomic DNA:
- a CDS encoding protein-glutamate methylesterase/protein-glutamine glutaminase has product MKKIKAIVVDDSAFMRKVVEDILNTDPEIEVVGTAKDGKEAVELTKSLKPDVITMDVEMPIMNGLEATKIIMQTCPAPILMLSAVTREGSETTLKALENGAVDFIQKPSGSISLDIREISEKITKKVKEVSKSTVRPIKLTERFQTSENSKKETNSPNLNVENKKTENTVNQNAVRNPKIDETLSKIGIMIGSSTGGPPVVSEIISRLSTDMPPIFIVQHMPAGFTRVFAERIDRISKLKVVEASNGTLVKPNHVYIAPGDTQMLLKKRGNNIYIEIDPNMPKLHGTKPTVDITAEYVANIYGNNSIGIILTGIGKDGAIGMRNIKEKGGFTIGQNKESCIVYGMPKTAYELNALNDVLPPSQIPKKIEKCVEKYTQKLGSR; this is encoded by the coding sequence ATGAAGAAAATAAAGGCTATAGTTGTAGATGACTCAGCATTCATGCGAAAAGTTGTAGAAGATATATTAAACACAGACCCTGAAATTGAAGTCGTAGGAACTGCAAAAGATGGAAAAGAAGCTGTTGAATTAACAAAAAGTTTAAAACCAGATGTCATAACAATGGATGTTGAAATGCCCATTATGAATGGACTTGAAGCAACTAAAATTATTATGCAAACTTGCCCTGCACCTATTCTTATGCTTTCTGCAGTAACTCGAGAAGGTTCGGAAACTACGTTAAAAGCCCTTGAAAATGGAGCAGTTGACTTTATACAAAAACCTTCAGGTTCAATTTCGTTAGACATTCGAGAAATATCTGAAAAAATTACAAAAAAGGTTAAAGAAGTTTCCAAATCTACAGTACGACCTATAAAATTAACTGAAAGATTTCAAACATCTGAAAATTCAAAAAAAGAAACTAATAGTCCAAATTTGAATGTTGAAAATAAAAAAACCGAAAACACGGTAAACCAAAATGCCGTAAGGAATCCAAAAATAGATGAAACACTTTCAAAAATCGGTATTATGATAGGTTCTTCTACAGGTGGACCCCCAGTAGTTTCAGAAATAATTTCAAGATTGTCAACAGATATGCCCCCAATATTTATTGTACAGCACATGCCTGCAGGATTTACGAGAGTTTTTGCGGAAAGAATTGATAGGATATCAAAATTAAAAGTTGTAGAAGCTTCAAACGGTACATTGGTTAAACCTAATCATGTATACATTGCCCCAGGAGATACACAAATGTTATTGAAAAAACGGGGAAATAACATATATATTGAAATAGACCCAAATATGCCCAAACTTCACGGTACTAAACCTACAGTAGATATTACCGCTGAATACGTTGCAAATATTTATGGAAATAATTCTATTGGAATTATTTTAACAGGTATTGGAAAAGATGGTGCAATAGGAATGCGGAACATTAAAGAAAAAGGTGGATTCACTATTGGTCAAAATAAAGAGAGCTGCATTGTTTATGGGATGCCCAAAACTGCTTACGAGCTAAATGCGTTAAATGATGTTTTACCACCAAGCCAAATACCTAAAAAAATAGAAAAATGCGTTGAAAAATATACTCAAAAATTAGGGAGTAGGTAA